From the Francisella frigiditurris genome, one window contains:
- a CDS encoding ion channel, producing the protein MLEKINYKKLNIHQYVPLIVSITIALNGFITMMATAIPVINKMFSLHIDNNITSDIYDLGMKFNVGLGIAMPLILGYLMILIAKGIYQRKRFYWSIAVILITLSMLGDYIQDKHFSYNITFTVHAFEIVLLLTFTKVFNKKVSKKISYQQFIITFTFLLAVVYSVLGVYYLRNQFEGIETITDAVYFTFVTFSTVGYGDIHPVTQEAKMFTMSIMLLGIGVFATIVTLLASSVIGKIISRFKFKDGVVFMKNHVILCGYTEIAKYMIAKYSETLTDIVVIQENYKGEFIDSNDEGKKFIDAESSDSDALKQANIHKAKTIFILNDKDSDNILTLLAIKEILKNSKKDDLPFIAIKLDKEENINIANNIGVDQIVSPTRKVAEMLMNKHCEVKSFVDKK; encoded by the coding sequence ACCAATATGTCCCTCTAATAGTATCTATAACTATTGCTCTAAATGGCTTTATAACTATGATGGCAACAGCTATTCCAGTTATAAATAAAATGTTTTCCCTACATATAGATAACAATATTACTTCTGATATATATGATTTAGGTATGAAGTTTAATGTCGGACTAGGAATAGCAATGCCACTAATCCTAGGATATTTGATGATTCTTATAGCAAAAGGTATTTATCAAAGAAAAAGATTTTATTGGTCTATTGCTGTTATTTTAATTACATTGTCAATGTTAGGTGACTACATACAAGATAAGCATTTCTCATATAATATTACCTTTACGGTTCATGCTTTTGAAATAGTTCTACTACTAACCTTTACTAAAGTTTTTAATAAAAAAGTTTCAAAAAAAATATCATACCAACAATTTATAATTACTTTCACATTTTTATTAGCTGTTGTTTATAGTGTACTTGGTGTTTATTATCTTAGAAATCAATTTGAAGGTATCGAAACTATTACAGATGCTGTTTACTTTACTTTTGTAACTTTTAGTACTGTTGGTTATGGAGATATTCATCCAGTAACCCAAGAAGCTAAGATGTTTACAATGAGTATCATGTTACTTGGAATTGGTGTATTTGCTACTATTGTTACTTTACTAGCAAGTTCAGTAATAGGGAAAATCATATCAAGATTTAAATTTAAAGATGGGGTTGTTTTTATGAAAAATCATGTGATTTTATGTGGCTATACAGAAATAGCAAAATATATGATTGCAAAATATTCTGAAACTCTTACTGATATAGTAGTTATTCAAGAAAACTATAAAGGAGAGTTTATAGATTCTAATGATGAAGGAAAAAAGTTTATCGATGCAGAATCATCAGACTCTGATGCTCTTAAACAAGCAAATATTCATAAAGCTAAAACTATATTTATTTTGAATGATAAAGATTCTGATAATATTTTGACTTTACTAGCTATAAAAGAAATTCTAAAAAATAGTAAAAAAGATGATTTACCTTTTATTGCAATTAAATTAGATAAAGAAGAAAATATAAACATAGCTAATAATATTGGTGTTGATCAAATTGTCTCACCAACAAGAAAAGTAGCTGAAATGTTAATGAATAAGCATTGTGAAGTTAAATCTTTTGTAGATAAAAAATAA